The following coding sequences are from one Terrimicrobium sacchariphilum window:
- a CDS encoding DUF2383 domain-containing protein has product MNTQHCIEVCNRLLRGEQSAVDAYTKAISTLEKDHTVPVELIAIQKDHEEAVSMLAENVRSMGGTPSTDAGAWGAFTSFVQGTANLMGDKSALTSLRAGETAGKMDYEAAVQDEGVMSSCKELILTELLPTTERHIASLDTLRI; this is encoded by the coding sequence ATGAATACACAACACTGCATCGAAGTCTGCAATCGACTGCTCCGGGGTGAACAATCCGCTGTCGACGCCTATACAAAGGCCATCTCGACTCTGGAAAAGGACCACACCGTTCCTGTTGAACTCATTGCGATCCAAAAGGACCATGAGGAAGCCGTTTCGATGCTTGCCGAGAATGTTCGCTCCATGGGAGGCACTCCCTCCACCGATGCCGGTGCCTGGGGAGCGTTCACCAGTTTTGTGCAGGGCACCGCAAACCTGATGGGAGACAAGTCCGCGCTTACGAGTCTCCGGGCTGGGGAAACCGCCGGAAAAATGGACTACGAAGCCGCGGTTCAGGACGAAGGCGTCATGTCGTCGTGCAAGGAACTGATCCTCACGGAACTCCTCCCCACCACGGAACGACACATCGCATCACTGGATACCTTGAGGATCTAG
- a CDS encoding ABC transporter substrate-binding protein — translation MKITHLKNTLITMTALALAQSTAIARNEDGSNPDLGQRSLSTESEPKIVVIGGSTGFGISYLPLLVMEDKKLLEKHAAALGLKVSMQFQRFPTSSPMYDDLVAGRIDFASGGISQLLTSWDKTHNDPTLQVRGVGALNSMPLYLVSSNPDVKTIADFTVKDKIALPAVRTSIQAVILAMAAEKAFGKDQADKLEPLTVSMGHPEAMQAILSGNSGIDAHFASAPFMYEELARPGIRRLLDSYEVVGGPHTHNVVWTTTRFRDANPKIVTAFVDALQEALDQIKADPAAAAALYVKVEGIKNMSAAQVEEFLRRPENEWTITPKKFMPFAAFMNQQGIIANKPADWRELFFENITDGN, via the coding sequence ATGAAGATCACCCATCTGAAAAATACTCTGATCACGATGACCGCACTGGCATTGGCGCAAAGCACCGCAATCGCACGAAACGAAGATGGCTCGAATCCGGATCTTGGGCAGAGATCCCTGTCGACGGAGTCCGAACCAAAGATCGTGGTGATCGGTGGCTCGACAGGTTTTGGAATCTCCTACCTGCCGCTTTTGGTGATGGAGGACAAAAAACTCCTGGAAAAACATGCTGCGGCACTGGGGCTCAAGGTCTCCATGCAGTTTCAGCGCTTTCCCACCTCCTCGCCCATGTATGATGACCTCGTAGCGGGCAGGATCGACTTTGCCTCGGGCGGCATATCCCAGTTGCTGACGAGTTGGGATAAAACCCACAATGATCCCACCCTCCAGGTCCGAGGCGTGGGAGCGTTGAACTCCATGCCCCTGTATCTCGTCTCCTCAAACCCTGACGTAAAGACGATCGCCGACTTCACAGTGAAGGACAAAATCGCTTTGCCCGCCGTCCGCACCTCGATCCAGGCCGTCATTCTGGCGATGGCGGCAGAGAAGGCATTCGGCAAAGACCAGGCTGACAAACTCGAGCCATTGACCGTATCCATGGGCCATCCGGAGGCAATGCAAGCCATTCTCAGCGGCAATTCCGGGATCGACGCCCATTTCGCCTCGGCGCCATTCATGTATGAAGAGTTGGCCAGACCCGGCATCCGCCGCCTGCTCGACAGCTACGAGGTGGTTGGTGGCCCCCATACTCATAATGTCGTTTGGACCACCACCAGATTTCGCGACGCGAATCCAAAAATCGTCACGGCTTTCGTCGATGCTCTTCAGGAAGCTCTCGATCAAATCAAAGCCGACCCGGCAGCTGCGGCGGCTCTTTATGTGAAAGTGGAAGGCATCAAGAATATGTCAGCCGCTCAGGTTGAAGAATTCCTGCGCCGGCCGGAAAACGAGTGGACGATCACGCCGAAGAAATTCATGCCGTTTGCCGCTTTTATGAATCAACAGGGCATCATTGCGAATAAGCCGGCAGATTGGCGCGAACTCTTCTTCGAGAATATTACAGACGGCAATTAG
- a CDS encoding DUF3008 family protein has product MPAKSKKQQMAAGAALSAKRGERKKTSLKGASKEMEKSMSEGELRDLAKTDRKKLPTKK; this is encoded by the coding sequence ATGCCAGCAAAATCCAAAAAACAACAGATGGCCGCAGGCGCCGCCCTGTCGGCAAAACGCGGAGAGCGTAAGAAAACATCGCTCAAGGGAGCTTCCAAAGAAATGGAGAAATCCATGTCCGAAGGAGAGCTGCGCGATCTTGCCAAAACCGACCGCAAGAAGCTTCCGACCAAGAAGTGA
- a CDS encoding glycosyl hydrolase — MRWPDSFDFPRWPVAALLVLSGQMASAAFAEAIVVEAEEGRLHGGAVKSSETPGFSGNGYIGGFAKPGDAVDIPVETPEAGFYTLRIRYAAPEEKMNPVLVNGSIQRNGFYPKTEGFQWITVGRVALRKGENTVTLGTDWGYILADAVEVSPAPAPMPFQVADHPVNPNASAEARELYSRLRQRFGKYVLAGQQDEKGERRAYLASIAPGYVPVVVGFDLLNSSSAYGRPDGQIEKAREWASKGGIVSFSWHWFSPFGAQNEVWRSYSTNQTTFDAGKVMDEGSPEYQAVIKDMDGIADQLKVLRDARVPVLWRPLHEAEGRWFWWGAKGPEVTKRLYRLMYERFTKVHHLDNLLWVWTTTDSPVAEQWYPGDDCVDIVGADLYAPAGVRGTYLAVFDNLRQLYRGRKMIALTEVGAMPDPDALVAEDAGWLWFLVWDDYITRADTNPVDLIRKTYSHPHVLRLDAYTSGEKEN, encoded by the coding sequence GTGCGGTGGCCCGATTCATTTGACTTCCCCCGGTGGCCGGTAGCGGCGCTTCTGGTTCTATCTGGCCAGATGGCGTCGGCGGCATTTGCCGAGGCTATCGTGGTCGAGGCGGAGGAGGGGCGCCTCCACGGTGGAGCGGTCAAGAGCAGTGAAACACCCGGGTTTTCCGGCAACGGATACATCGGAGGATTTGCAAAGCCGGGCGACGCGGTCGACATCCCGGTGGAGACGCCGGAGGCGGGGTTCTACACCCTGCGCATTCGCTACGCAGCTCCAGAGGAAAAAATGAATCCCGTGCTGGTGAACGGGTCTATCCAGCGAAATGGCTTTTATCCGAAGACCGAGGGGTTCCAGTGGATCACGGTTGGCCGGGTGGCCTTGCGCAAAGGGGAAAACACGGTGACGCTCGGAACCGACTGGGGGTACATCCTGGCCGATGCCGTCGAGGTTTCCCCCGCTCCGGCTCCTATGCCGTTTCAGGTCGCCGATCATCCCGTGAATCCCAATGCCTCAGCCGAGGCCAGAGAGTTGTATTCCCGATTGCGCCAGAGGTTTGGGAAGTACGTGCTGGCAGGTCAGCAGGACGAAAAGGGCGAACGCAGAGCTTATCTTGCATCGATCGCGCCCGGGTATGTGCCGGTGGTTGTGGGATTTGATCTGCTGAACTCCTCCAGTGCTTATGGACGACCTGACGGCCAGATCGAGAAGGCCCGCGAATGGGCGTCGAAAGGCGGTATCGTTTCCTTTTCCTGGCATTGGTTTTCGCCGTTCGGTGCGCAGAATGAGGTCTGGCGCAGTTACTCAACCAACCAGACGACTTTTGATGCTGGCAAGGTCATGGATGAGGGGTCGCCGGAATATCAGGCGGTGATCAAGGATATGGACGGCATAGCGGATCAGCTCAAGGTGCTGCGTGATGCTCGTGTACCTGTTCTCTGGCGACCATTGCATGAGGCCGAGGGCAGGTGGTTCTGGTGGGGCGCCAAGGGGCCGGAAGTCACGAAGCGTCTTTACCGGCTCATGTATGAGAGGTTTACCAAGGTCCATCATCTCGACAACCTGCTGTGGGTTTGGACGACCACGGACAGCCCGGTGGCGGAGCAGTGGTATCCCGGTGACGACTGTGTGGATATCGTGGGCGCCGATCTGTATGCCCCTGCTGGCGTGCGTGGGACCTACCTCGCGGTCTTTGACAATCTGCGCCAGCTCTACCGGGGTCGCAAAATGATCGCGCTTACAGAGGTTGGCGCGATGCCCGATCCTGACGCGCTGGTCGCGGAAGACGCTGGGTGGCTCTGGTTTCTCGTCTGGGATGACTACATCACTCGCGCGGACACCAATCCGGTCGACCTCATCCGTAAAACCTACTCACACCCTCATGTGCTCCGTCTCGATGCCTACACGAGCGGAGAAAAAGAGAACTGA
- a CDS encoding LysR substrate-binding domain-containing protein → MPPLNTLRIFEVAARTSSYAEAGKELGLTHGAVSRQIKMLEEWLGQRLFVRIGRRMAATPAARAFAAEVSRSFDRMSLAAEACGRPAVRRLLRVNAPTTFAMRWLIPKLDLFHAEQPDIEVVITSATTLHDELRGGFDVAIRRGLAEAAMWPQYRAVHFLDERDTLIISPGLYDRLPLRCPVDVARHVLLASETRPGDWTDWLEHAKVAPSPDQARRVFDHFFITRQAVVDGLGIGIGPLPVLQADIDAGHLLTPFKEITVTRTGYVALTPFDGEKTSFLQTFLEWLIKEGAK, encoded by the coding sequence ATGCCCCCTCTCAACACCTTGCGCATTTTCGAGGTGGCTGCACGGACAAGCAGCTACGCCGAGGCAGGAAAAGAGCTGGGACTAACGCACGGGGCAGTCAGTCGACAGATAAAGATGCTCGAAGAATGGCTGGGGCAGCGCCTGTTTGTCCGAATAGGCCGACGCATGGCCGCAACCCCGGCGGCTCGCGCTTTTGCTGCGGAAGTCAGCCGTTCCTTTGACCGTATGAGTCTGGCCGCCGAGGCCTGTGGTCGTCCTGCGGTGCGTCGTCTTCTGCGTGTCAATGCACCGACGACGTTTGCCATGCGGTGGTTGATTCCCAAGTTGGATTTATTTCATGCTGAACAACCCGATATCGAGGTAGTGATCACCTCGGCGACGACCCTCCACGATGAGTTGCGCGGGGGATTTGATGTGGCCATTCGCCGGGGACTTGCGGAAGCGGCAATGTGGCCGCAATATCGCGCAGTGCATTTTCTTGATGAACGCGACACGCTCATCATCAGTCCCGGATTGTACGACCGCTTACCTCTTCGCTGTCCCGTGGATGTCGCCAGACACGTTCTTTTGGCTAGTGAAACCCGCCCTGGGGATTGGACCGACTGGCTGGAACATGCCAAGGTCGCACCCAGCCCGGACCAAGCCCGCCGAGTCTTTGATCACTTCTTTATCACACGACAGGCAGTCGTCGACGGCTTGGGGATCGGGATCGGTCCTCTGCCGGTATTGCAGGCCGACATAGACGCCGGGCATCTTTTGACCCCTTTCAAAGAAATCACCGTCACGCGAACAGGCTATGTCGCGCTGACACCGTTTGACGGAGAAAAGACATCATTCCTCCAGACCTTCCTTGAGTGGTTGATCAAGGAAGGCGCAAAATGA